The sequence CTGCCAGAGTCTCTTTCAACATCGCGATGAGATCGGTCGCTCCTTGCAGTTGTTCCTGGCAAACGTCGAGTTCATCACGGTGCGCAGCGCGGATGGCTCGCGAACAATGGCGTATGATTTTACGCGTTTGTTGCAGGGCACGATCTCGCGCCGCATTCTTAATTTCGAGGTACTCGCGAATCTCTTCGCCGATGGCTTCGAGTTTATCCATAAGAATCACTCTTCGTCCGTAGGGTTTGAGTCGGGCGAATCCGGGGGTACGCCCTTAAATAGCTGGTCTGCCAGGGAAGTGCCTTCTGGGAGCTCGATTTCGCCATGCTCCGCTTCGAAGCGGGCCATGTGTTCCGTTAACGCGCGTAGGAGCAGTTTGGTGTTGAAGGCCGTCATCACGACGCGGGCGAGAACGTTGGCCTGCGCGACCTGGGGCAGGATTTGCGCGTAATCGATGATGAATTCGGAACGTGAATGGCTGATCAGGGCGAAATTGGAATACGTGGCCTGAAGCTGTTGGGGT comes from Anaerolineales bacterium and encodes:
- a CDS encoding DUF3467 domain-containing protein, which gives rise to MSKSAGKPKVPGRIRVNLPQQLQATYSNFALISHSRSEFIIDYAQILPQVAQANVLARVVMTAFNTKLLLRALTEHMARFEAEHGEIELPEGTSLADQLFKGVPPDSPDSNPTDEE